From a single Apium graveolens cultivar Ventura chromosome 2, ASM990537v1, whole genome shotgun sequence genomic region:
- the LOC141689923 gene encoding uncharacterized protein LOC141689923 produces MPIVLWSYNTTPRSTTGEIPFLLTYGYEAMVPVEVGAGSLRRDLVVEEDAEVNQRLHLDLLDEARTNSQLKLAAYQQRIARYFNKKVKSVSFKVGDLVLRKVMPNTKIAQHGVLGANWKGPYKVKAILWKGTYHLEDLDGKPIPRAWNAEHLRKYYQ; encoded by the coding sequence ATGCCCATAGTCCTCTGGTCTTACAATACAACTCCCAGATCGACTACAGGAGAAATCCCATTTCTGCTGACTTATGGATATGAGGCCATGGTTCCCGTGGAGGtaggagccggatccctccggagAGACTTGGTTGTTGAGGAAGATGCAGAAGTTAACCAGAGGCTCCACTTGGATTTGCTAGATGAAGCCCGAACAAATTCTCAATTAAAGCTTGCTGCATATCAGCAGAGAATCGCAAGGTATTTTAATAAAAAGGTAAAATCTGTGTCGTTCAAGGTTGGGGATCTTGTGTTGCGAAAGGTTATGCCTAACACCAAGATAGCTCAGCACGGGGTGCTTGGAGCTAATTGGAAGGGACCGTACAAGGTCAAAGCTATACTCTGGAAGGGAACCTATCACTTGGAAGATCTGGATGGCAAACCTATTCCTCGAGCATGGAATGCGGAGCATTTAcgaaagtattatcagtag
- the LOC141689939 gene encoding uncharacterized protein LOC141689939, with product MSENRQRGFAALKDRLGIRLGDDDLRMLLLEWQKEADRGDVTPHDTTQSTSVRVASDEALKSFLIAGLRVSSEFWKHLQGKDPTTLVDVFALAESIKAIEQSLAEVQLVTHASQRSKARRRDRAPSPRYRRSSRSLNMVNPTTTRREWSISSNYDYRTTQYTPLATSIEHIFEVNKNRGLFRKPGALSSWKSRDKKKYYEYHESSGHIKHECRQLKDEIEALIKEGYLGEWVVKEVRKYKDDKAKEEERRAPRGSNNETLEENKFVRDGSIRTIYGGDLGMECSNRALTRYAREARFRPLTDIHRVETRPPKVFKDESIGTKNIHRAFMDNESSANILYYSTYKKMGLPDRDMSGEDSWVYGFSGVGVRVMRSIRLPYTLGESPLSGIKMLEFKVLNQESSHNVLLGRPFLREMRVITSIYHLTIKFPMPNGVGSIKGSQYDSRECYRQAMRGFRKDFHTEEASDDDREKNIEQPIEEIRVHYYVELEDELPSGLPPTMLFLEDTLRIEMLEEEESSNIIVQADFNGE from the exons ATGTCGGAGAATCGGCAACGAGGCTTCGCAGCTTTGAAAGATCGCTTGGGGATCCGATTAGGCGATGATGATTTAAGAATGTTGTTGCTTGAATGGCAAAAAGAAGCTGATCGTGGAGATGTGACGCCCCAtgatacaacgc AATCTACCAGCGTAAGGGTGGCTTCAGACGAAGCCCTAAAGAGCTTTCTAATCGCAGGACTAAGGGTTAGTTCAGAATTCTGGAAACACTTGCAAGGAAAAGACCCAACTACTCTAGTGGACGTCTTTGCTTTGGCAGAATCGATCAAAGCCATAGAGCAATCTCTGGCGGAAGTACAACTAGTTACGCACGCCAGTCAAAGAAGCAAAGCAAGGAGGAGAGATAGAGCTCCAAGCCCAAGGTACAGAAGGAGCAGTAGAAGCCTGAACATGGTTAATCCCACGACCACAAGGAGGGAATGGAGTATTTCCTCAAACTATGATTATAGAACGACCCAGTACACGCCCTTGGCCACGTCAATTGAACACATCTTTGAGGTAAACAAAAACAGAGGGCTGTTTAGAAAACCCGGGGCTCTGTCATCCTGGAAAAGTAGAGACAAGAAAAAGTATTACGAATACCATGAGTCGTCCGGGCATATTAAACATGAATGTCGCCAACTAAAGGATGAGATCGAAGCACTTATCAAAGAAGGATACCTTGGTGAATGGGTAGTTAAGGAAGTAAGGAAATACAAGGATGACAAAGCGAAGGAAGAAGAAAGACGAGCCCCGCGAGGGTCGAACAATGAAACTCTGGAGGAAAATAAATTCGTCAGGGATGGCAGCATCCGAACAATCTACGGGGGAGATCTCGGGATGGAATGCAGCAACCGAGCTTTGACGAGATATGCTAGGGAAGCCCGGTTCAGGCCTCTCACGGACATCCATAGGGTGGAGACTCGACCACCCAAAGTATTTAAGgatgaaagt ATTGGAACCAAAAACATCCATAGGGCCTTCATGGACAATGAAAGCTCGGCAAACATCCTTTACTACAGCACCTATAAGAAGATGGGGCTACCTGATCGGGATATGTCAGGGGAAGATTCATGGGTCTATGGCTTTTCTGGCGTGGGAGTTAGAGTTATGAGATCAATTCGGTTGCCATATACTTTGGGGGAAAGCCCGTTGTCCGGAATAAAGATGCTCGAGTTCAAAGTTCTGAATCAGGAGTCATCCCACAACGTGCTGTTGGGACGGCCTTTTCTTCGGGAGATGAGGGTTATTACCTCAATCTACCACCTTACCATCAAGTTTCCAATGCCAAATGGTGTGGGGAGCATAAAGGGCTCACAGTATGATTCTCGGGAGTGCTACAGGCAAGCTATGAGAGGCTTTAGAAAAGACTTCCACACCGAAGAGGCATCGGATGATGATCGAGAAAAGAACATTGAGCAACCGATCGAGGAAATCCGAGTCCATTATTATGTTGAGCTAGAAGACGAGCTCCCCTCTGGACTGCCTCCAACAATGTTGTTCTTGGAAGATACACTCAGAATTGAAATGTTAGAAGAGGAAGAATCCTCAAACATCATAGTCCAAGCAGATTTCAATGGGGAGTGA
- the LOC141707449 gene encoding uncharacterized protein LOC141707449 — protein sequence MSKLSKSENGRKVCDTVLSSVFWSNVGDYVDASLSLLQVLRIADGDKRPVLAKIAAAIDYAKAEVKKKFGSGKMAIRNKLVKIIDDRWNIQMGKPLHGASLFLNPGRCFDLLENDPNYASRLREYFNDVLEKMVKDRDTRKKISNYADAYKNTREGFAREMAIEHRKSKSPLDWWDAYGGRAIEL from the exons ATGTCAAAGTTATCAAAATCAGAAAACGGAAGGAAAGTCTGTGACACTGTTCTCTCGTCCGTCTTTTGGAGTAATGTTGGAGATTACGTGGATGCATCACTATCACTTCTTCAGGTGTTGCGCATTGCTGATGGTGATAAAAGGCCTGTTTTGGCTAAAATTGCAGCTGCTATTGATTATGCAAAAGCCGAAGTCAAGAAGAAATTTGGAAGTGGAAAAATGGCAATCCGGAACAAATTGGTGAAAATCATTGATGATCGTTGGAATATTCAAATGGGAAAACCATTACATGGAGCTTCTTTGTTTCTTAATCCCGGGAGATGCTTTGACCTTCTTGAAAATGATCCTAACTATGCCTCGCGACTTAGAGAATATTTCAATGATGTACTTGAGAAGATGGTCAAGGATAGGGATACAAGGAAGAAAATAAGTAATTATGCGGATGCCTACAAAAATACTCGGGAAGGCTTTGCAAGGGAGATGGCAATTGAGCATAGAAAGTCAAAAAGTCCTC TTGATTGGTGGGATGCATATGGAGGCCGTGCAATTGAGCTTTAA
- the LOC141707448 gene encoding uncharacterized protein LOC141707448 isoform X1: MMADNHSFTTELLLCQDHKMTENIIMSSDCYRIDENNPSDPHLLNLYHGKLYDIIGQEETGRKVSFLTFQFTETASTMRRRLDSLSALAPLNVARTCCVSPLKALIHRPFLCIGSIQIKEPIMLRVDIPCLLIEQVSTLTFDVWHQTSSKEDLTSFFRSLFSAMGMFHQDGNYFGNIRAGIRISANRPIFAFPAVKATECDQGVRDDLWELKKMVLDSKVSGNHERELFDKLCERYVECNGNYKYNGESLRDGSFLITHCPVVWTATDRYDFIRKLGEYRDQNKCFYDQLTSDTSKKAIPIDFWTRIETAEQSTLAFKLQPLYYYDNRNTMSYSSTESIRQLHRCGYEHKLHGYPLWLDMEKIFYSVFPEAPASLYAMMINRLYSKSNTWMPPIINFLQHGPHKFNL, translated from the exons ATGATGGCGGACAATCATAGTTTCACCACCGAACTCTTATTATGTCAAGATCATAAAATGACTGAAAACATCATTATGTCATCAGATTGCTATAGAATTGATGAGAACAATCCATCCGATCCACATCTTCTCAATTTATATCACGGAAAACTGTATGATATTATTGGCCAGGAAGAAACTGGCAGAAAAGTTTCCTTTTTGACTTTTCAATTTACAGAAACAGCTTCTACAATGAGGAGACGACTCGATAGCCTCTCTGCATTAGCTCCTTTGAATGTGGCTAGGACTTGTTGCGTCTCACCTTTAAAAGCATTAATTCATCGACCATTTTTATGCATAGGATCAATACAAATAAAAGAACCGATCATGCTGAGAGTAGATATACCTTGTCTTTTAATAGAACAAGTTTCAACTTTAACATTTGATGTTTGGCATCAAACTTCGAGCAAAGAAGATTTGACTTCGTTTTTCCG TTCTCTTTTTTCTGCCATGGGAATGTTTCATCAAGATGGGAATTATTTTGGGAACATAAGAGCAGGGATACGCATCTCTGCTAACCGTCCAATATTTGCATTCCCTGCTGTGAAAG CTACTGAGTGTGATCAAGGGGTCCGGGATGACCTTTGGGAACTGAAGAAAATGGTGTTGGATTCTAAAGTATCAGGGAATCATGAAAGGGAGCTATTTGATAAATTATGTGAGAGATATGTGGAGTGCAATGGAAATTACAAATACAATGGTGAATCTTTAAG AGATGGATCATTCCTAATTACACATTGTCCAGTGGTTTGGACTGCTACAGATAGATACGACTTTATTAGGAAATTAGGAGAATACAGAGACCAGAATAAGTGTTTCTATGATCAACTTACCAGTGATACCTCTAAAAAAGCAATTCCTATAGACTTCTGGACAAGGATAGAAACAGCTGAGCAATCAACTTTAGCTTTCAAGCTACAACCATTATATTATTATGACAATCGAAATACGATGTCGTATTCATCAACAGAATCTATACGACAACTTCACCGATGTGGATACGAGCATAAGCTG CATGGATATCCATTGTGGCTAGATATGGAGAAGATATTTTACTCTGTCTTCCCGGAAGCTCCTGCAAGCTTATATGCGATGATGATCAACAGACTTTATTCTAAAAGCAACACATg GATGCCTCCTATTATAAACTTTCTACAGCATGGACCACATAAATTTAACTTGTAG
- the LOC141707448 gene encoding uncharacterized protein LOC141707448 isoform X2 — MGMFHQDGNYFGNIRAGIRISANRPIFAFPAVKATECDQGVRDDLWELKKMVLDSKVSGNHERELFDKLCERYVECNGNYKYNGESLRDGSFLITHCPVVWTATDRYDFIRKLGEYRDQNKCFYDQLTSDTSKKAIPIDFWTRIETAEQSTLAFKLQPLYYYDNRNTMSYSSTESIRQLHRCGYEHKLHGYPLWLDMEKIFYSVFPEAPASLYAMMINRLYSKSNTWMPPIINFLQHGPHKFNL, encoded by the exons ATGGGAATGTTTCATCAAGATGGGAATTATTTTGGGAACATAAGAGCAGGGATACGCATCTCTGCTAACCGTCCAATATTTGCATTCCCTGCTGTGAAAG CTACTGAGTGTGATCAAGGGGTCCGGGATGACCTTTGGGAACTGAAGAAAATGGTGTTGGATTCTAAAGTATCAGGGAATCATGAAAGGGAGCTATTTGATAAATTATGTGAGAGATATGTGGAGTGCAATGGAAATTACAAATACAATGGTGAATCTTTAAG AGATGGATCATTCCTAATTACACATTGTCCAGTGGTTTGGACTGCTACAGATAGATACGACTTTATTAGGAAATTAGGAGAATACAGAGACCAGAATAAGTGTTTCTATGATCAACTTACCAGTGATACCTCTAAAAAAGCAATTCCTATAGACTTCTGGACAAGGATAGAAACAGCTGAGCAATCAACTTTAGCTTTCAAGCTACAACCATTATATTATTATGACAATCGAAATACGATGTCGTATTCATCAACAGAATCTATACGACAACTTCACCGATGTGGATACGAGCATAAGCTG CATGGATATCCATTGTGGCTAGATATGGAGAAGATATTTTACTCTGTCTTCCCGGAAGCTCCTGCAAGCTTATATGCGATGATGATCAACAGACTTTATTCTAAAAGCAACACATg GATGCCTCCTATTATAAACTTTCTACAGCATGGACCACATAAATTTAACTTGTAG